GAAGCTTGCGGCACATAGCCCCATACGGAGATCGGAGGAATGTTCCGCAACGTGAAGGCAAGCCTTTCGCCGTGGAGGCCGAGCTTCTCCGCTGGCAGGGGCGAGGCCAGCCGATAGGAGTATGCGAGTAAGCGGCGGCCCGCAGGCATGAGGGAGAATATACCCGCTACCAGCTCCCGTTCCTGCTCAAGCGGCAATAGCGAGGCAGGGATGCCGCAGACGACTGTTCCAACATTACCGATTACCGATGGTGGCAAGATCTTCCCCAAGTCTAAGGCGTCGCCCTCGATGACCGAGACATCCGCATAGGTGCTGCGCAGAAACCGGGCCATTTCCGCGTCGATCTCAACCGCAATCAGCTTGCTCGCAGGGATGCCCGAGTCGAGGAGAGCACGCGTTACCACACCGGTGCCGGCCCCCAGCTCGACGACAAATTCACCCTCCGCGCGGCGTACCTGGTCGGCGACCAGCC
Above is a genomic segment from Kiloniellales bacterium containing:
- a CDS encoding methyltransferase domain-containing protein, giving the protein MDEMTEHRTLTEPSGTRPGSASWLHFWRFVTHPNRLASIIPSSRTLSRLVADQVRRAEGEFVVELGAGTGVVTRALLDSGIPASKLIAVEIDAEMARFLRSTYADVSVIEGDALDLGKILPPSVIGNVGTVVCGIPASLLPLEQERELVAGIFSLMPAGRRLLAYSYRLASPLPAEKLGLHGERLAFTLRNIPPISVWGYVPQASKPD